One region of Catenuloplanes indicus genomic DNA includes:
- a CDS encoding protein kinase domain-containing protein has translation MKPLLPGDPARIGRYELEARLGAGGMGVVYLGRTPGGRPAAVKVISPGYLAQPEALTRFRREAATLRTVRSAYTAALIDSELTTAPYWMATEYIPGPTLAAAVAADGPMPAAAAIRMMAALAEGLAEIHAHGICHRDLKPQNVILSATGPQLIDFGVARGADDAGLTLSGTFMGTLGYTAPELMDDDELTPAADVFALGATTALAATGRRPFGGGAVERVALRVIQGDIDLDGVDTGLATLIRACVTRDPAGRPTPDAIIDRCRDWLGSGGTPSPTNPPPRSPGTPSAAPAGPTFAPGGPGAAGAGTLGAAGSPSAAGAGTFGAAGAAGSSGSSGAGSRGDTGSGPAEAASFGAAVTPGAGVSGAAGNAGGASDAAAWAAEFSRATGANPHAWAPQPPPTAPSASPPPPTFAPVTGIGGAGAARGADAARGTDRTGGVAGTGSQPGTRSSADTAGAAGAAGGGDADSRDGSGSGPGKATDTGDLAGPAEVHHPAVPRGAAANAGTPSGAGGTASAKSPDNAGGASILRSASNPDGASNPDSASNPGNSGSAARQGHGDSTAGAGNSAAPGHPAGPGIAVNSGDTAGQGSLRRNGMPNTADDPAAPGNASSAGNASSAGNASSAGNVANASSAGDAGDADLASRARAAGGAGNAGGAGNAAGAGSPDNASSPHGAGTARGAGSAGRGAGNAADAGNTRAAFSGASVPGAPAQAGGGGGGAGGTVVARLPRAGGEAGGARTPGKILILVGVAVVAVLVAVGGAVAVLSGGDEEVVAPAGNVVAASPMWSLGLPNTAPPVPTLPPSPASGATTAPATSPPKPRPTTGAPSRTAKPAVTTPTSADGRCIQMPADTNPGVQVSVAACDGSTAQRWTFDAGDRLRHTVGSVTRCLDIGANGGADIGYAVQLWDCNDGGAQRFVPQPNGTLALPDTDRCLTIVDGGALSVQPCTGKIGQVWRMPSRA, from the coding sequence ATGAAACCGCTCCTGCCGGGAGACCCGGCCCGGATAGGTCGCTACGAGCTCGAAGCCCGTCTCGGCGCCGGCGGCATGGGCGTGGTCTATCTCGGGCGTACGCCCGGCGGCCGCCCCGCCGCGGTCAAGGTGATCAGCCCCGGCTACCTCGCGCAGCCGGAGGCGCTGACCCGGTTCCGCCGCGAGGCCGCGACGCTCCGCACCGTCCGCAGTGCCTACACGGCCGCGCTGATCGACTCCGAGCTGACCACCGCGCCGTACTGGATGGCCACCGAGTACATCCCCGGCCCCACGCTCGCGGCCGCGGTCGCGGCGGACGGCCCGATGCCCGCGGCCGCCGCGATCCGGATGATGGCCGCGCTCGCCGAGGGCCTGGCCGAGATCCACGCACACGGCATCTGCCACCGCGACCTCAAACCGCAGAACGTCATCCTGTCCGCGACCGGCCCGCAGCTCATCGACTTCGGCGTGGCCCGCGGAGCGGACGACGCCGGCCTGACGCTCAGCGGCACGTTCATGGGCACGCTCGGCTACACCGCGCCGGAACTGATGGACGACGACGAGCTGACCCCGGCCGCGGACGTGTTCGCGCTCGGCGCCACCACCGCGCTCGCCGCAACCGGCCGCCGCCCGTTCGGCGGCGGCGCGGTCGAACGCGTCGCACTCCGCGTCATCCAGGGCGACATCGACCTGGACGGCGTCGACACCGGCCTGGCCACGCTGATCCGCGCGTGCGTCACCCGCGACCCGGCCGGCCGCCCCACCCCGGACGCCATCATCGACCGCTGCCGCGACTGGCTCGGCAGTGGCGGCACCCCGTCACCCACGAACCCACCACCCCGATCCCCGGGTACGCCGTCAGCCGCGCCGGCCGGCCCGACGTTCGCTCCCGGCGGGCCCGGTGCCGCCGGTGCGGGAACTCTCGGAGCCGCCGGCTCTCCCAGCGCCGCCGGTGCGGGGACCTTCGGGGCTGCGGGCGCTGCCGGTTCTTCCGGCAGCTCCGGAGCCGGGTCCCGCGGAGACACCGGTTCCGGCCCCGCCGAGGCGGCGTCCTTCGGGGCTGCCGTGACGCCCGGCGCCGGGGTATCCGGGGCCGCGGGGAACGCCGGCGGAGCCAGCGATGCGGCGGCCTGGGCGGCCGAGTTCAGCCGGGCCACCGGCGCGAACCCACATGCTTGGGCACCGCAGCCACCGCCCACCGCGCCCTCCGCGTCCCCGCCGCCGCCCACGTTCGCCCCGGTCACCGGGATCGGCGGTGCCGGCGCAGCTCGCGGTGCCGACGCAGCTCGCGGTACTGATCGGACCGGCGGTGTCGCGGGCACGGGCAGCCAGCCGGGGACGCGCTCCTCCGCCGACACGGCCGGCGCCGCCGGTGCCGCCGGTGGCGGCGACGCGGACAGCCGAGACGGCTCCGGCAGCGGCCCGGGCAAGGCAACCGACACGGGTGACTTGGCCGGCCCGGCGGAAGTCCACCACCCCGCCGTGCCGCGCGGGGCCGCCGCCAATGCGGGCACGCCATCCGGCGCGGGAGGAACAGCCAGCGCGAAAAGCCCTGACAACGCGGGCGGCGCAAGCATCCTGCGCAGCGCAAGCAACCCGGACGGCGCAAGCAACCCGGACAGCGCAAGCAACCCGGGCAACAGTGGCAGCGCAGCCAGGCAAGGCCACGGCGACAGCACGGCCGGTGCGGGCAACTCGGCCGCACCGGGCCACCCCGCTGGCCCTGGTATCGCCGTCAACAGCGGCGATACGGCCGGGCAGGGCAGCCTGCGCCGCAATGGAATGCCGAACACCGCCGACGACCCAGCCGCACCGGGCAACGCAAGCAGCGCGGGCAACGCAAGCAGCGCGGGCAACGCAAGCAGCGCGGGCAACGTGGCCAACGCGAGTAGCGCGGGCGACGCCGGTGACGCGGACCTCGCCAGCCGCGCACGCGCCGCGGGTGGTGCAGGTAACGCCGGCGGTGCGGGCAACGCGGCCGGCGCAGGCAGCCCGGACAACGCCAGCAGCCCGCACGGCGCAGGTACCGCACGCGGCGCGGGCAGCGCAGGGCGTGGCGCGGGCAATGCGGCCGATGCCGGCAACACAAGGGCCGCGTTCAGCGGGGCGTCGGTGCCCGGGGCTCCGGCGCAGGCTGGTGGGGGTGGCGGCGGTGCCGGGGGGACGGTGGTGGCCCGGCTGCCTCGTGCGGGCGGCGAAGCGGGTGGCGCACGTACCCCTGGAAAGATTTTGATCTTGGTTGGGGTCGCGGTGGTCGCGGTGCTGGTTGCGGTCGGGGGTGCGGTGGCGGTGCTGAGCGGGGGTGACGAGGAAGTCGTGGCCCCGGCGGGGAACGTGGTCGCGGCGTCGCCGATGTGGAGCCTCGGGCTGCCGAACACGGCGCCGCCGGTTCCGACGCTGCCGCCGTCACCGGCTTCGGGAGCCACGACGGCACCGGCCACTTCGCCGCCGAAGCCGCGGCCGACGACGGGTGCGCCGTCCCGGACCGCGAAACCGGCGGTCACCACGCCGACCAGCGCGGACGGCCGCTGCATTCAGATGCCGGCCGACACGAATCCCGGCGTGCAGGTGTCAGTGGCGGCGTGTGACGGGTCGACGGCGCAGCGCTGGACGTTCGATGCGGGCGACCGGCTGCGGCACACGGTCGGCTCCGTCACCCGCTGTCTCGACATCGGTGCGAACGGCGGTGCGGACATCGGCTACGCGGTGCAGCTCTGGGACTGCAATGACGGCGGTGCGCAGCGCTTCGTGCCGCAGCCGAACGGCACGCTCGCGCTGCCGGACACCGACCGCTGTCTGACCATCGTGGACGGCGGTGCGCTCTCCGTGCAGCCGTGCACCGGCAAGATCGGGCAGGTCTGGCGGATGCCGAGCCGGGCCTGA
- a CDS encoding DUF2000 domain-containing protein: MSTVRFDTKIAVLLRDDLLTWQRLNVTAFLISGLAGTRPHLLGEPYADADGTAYLPMFGQPVLVFAGDAALLTAAHGRALSRDVPMTIFTEELFRTGHDEANRAAVAAVERDDLNLVGIGLHAPKNAVDRILKGASLHR; this comes from the coding sequence ATGAGTACGGTCCGATTCGACACCAAGATTGCCGTCCTGCTCCGCGACGACCTGCTGACCTGGCAACGGCTGAACGTCACCGCGTTCCTGATCAGCGGGCTCGCCGGGACCCGCCCGCACCTGCTAGGCGAGCCCTACGCGGACGCGGACGGCACCGCGTACCTGCCGATGTTCGGCCAGCCGGTGCTGGTCTTCGCGGGCGACGCCGCGCTGCTCACCGCCGCGCACGGACGTGCGCTGTCCCGCGACGTACCGATGACGATCTTCACGGAGGAGCTGTTCCGCACCGGCCACGACGAGGCGAACCGGGCGGCGGTGGCCGCGGTCGAGCGCGATGACCTGAACCTGGTCGGGATCGGCCTGCACGCGCCGAAGAACGCGGTCGACCGGATCCTCAAGGGCGCGTCACTGCACCGGTAG
- a CDS encoding helix-turn-helix transcriptional regulator: protein MRELVTAWRPAVAGVREVFHARFVAHAYPAHTHDAWTLLIVDDGAITYDLEQAHHGTVGGTVTLLPPHVPHDGRAATTHGFRKRVLYLDPHVLGEDLIGAAVDRPGLTDPPLRHAVHRLHTALESPGDALEAESRLALIRDRLRAHLLPLVPAGPPPPRGLAGDLRALLDRDTAAGLTLRDAAAALHAHPSHLVRAFTRAFGLPPHRYLTGRRVDAARGMLLAGVPPAEVATAAGFHDQSHLNRHFTKVLGVTPGRFAARSRHSGGTPWRTPG from the coding sequence ATGCGTGAGCTGGTCACGGCCTGGCGGCCGGCGGTCGCGGGCGTGCGGGAGGTGTTCCACGCCCGGTTCGTCGCGCACGCGTACCCGGCGCACACGCACGATGCCTGGACGCTGCTGATCGTCGACGACGGCGCGATCACGTACGACCTGGAGCAGGCGCACCACGGCACGGTCGGCGGGACGGTCACGCTGCTGCCGCCGCACGTGCCGCACGACGGTCGCGCCGCCACCACGCACGGTTTCCGCAAGCGCGTGCTCTACCTCGACCCGCACGTGCTCGGCGAGGATCTGATCGGCGCGGCCGTGGACCGGCCGGGCCTGACCGATCCGCCGCTGCGGCACGCCGTGCACCGGCTGCACACCGCGCTGGAGAGCCCCGGTGACGCGCTGGAGGCGGAGAGCCGGCTGGCGCTGATCCGCGACCGGCTCCGCGCCCACCTGTTGCCGCTGGTCCCGGCCGGGCCGCCGCCTCCGCGGGGCCTGGCCGGCGACCTGCGCGCGCTGCTGGACCGGGACACCGCGGCCGGTCTGACGCTGCGGGACGCGGCCGCGGCGCTGCACGCCCACCCGAGTCACCTGGTCCGCGCGTTCACCCGCGCGTTCGGGCTGCCGCCGCACCGCTATCTGACCGGCCGCCGGGTGGACGCGGCCCGCGGCATGCTGCTGGCCGGTGTGCCGCCGGCCGAGGTCGCGACCGCGGCCGGTTTCCATGACCAGTCGCACCTGAACCGGCACTTCACGAAGGTCCTGGGCGTCACACCCGGCCGCTTCGCGGCACGATCGAGACATTCCGGGGGTACGCCGTGGCGTACCCCCGGATGA
- a CDS encoding serine hydrolase domain-containing protein, whose amino-acid sequence MSNLWRHRGPWPAVVAAVLAGIAVLAPAGAATAAPKVRPGPLAAEIQPFLDTVTGSGVPGAYVQVRRDGRTFDGASGVAFVASGTPARADFRHRIGSVTKSFVSTAVLQLVGERRLSLDTSVDRLLPRFELDPRITVRQLLAHTSGIGNHTSALTYETVPEWQTRTFTPDELVRLGQSFPATGAPGERFSYSNTNYILAGLIIEKVTGNDVAKEISRRILEPLGLRDTYFPGSDPRIRGPHAGAYLPWPDPGTGEVTLRDFSVYNMTWIWTAGDMVSTMDDLNTFYRALFTGRLLRPVQQRALLAGALPMIPEAPDAVRYGLGVYAMQLPCGTFYGHDGAVIGYVTQVLTSADGRTQVAAGVPYGLNFGATPEQAAALNGLVHTAACGPQAGASADQRRASAASDLPLLPAAMRLGVN is encoded by the coding sequence ATGTCGAATCTATGGCGTCACAGGGGACCGTGGCCGGCCGTCGTGGCGGCGGTGCTGGCCGGGATCGCGGTGCTGGCCCCCGCGGGGGCCGCGACCGCCGCACCGAAGGTCCGGCCCGGCCCGCTCGCCGCCGAGATCCAGCCGTTCCTGGACACGGTGACCGGGTCCGGCGTTCCCGGCGCATACGTGCAGGTCCGGCGGGACGGGAGGACGTTCGACGGCGCCTCGGGCGTCGCGTTCGTGGCGAGCGGCACGCCGGCGCGGGCCGACTTCCGGCACCGGATCGGCAGCGTGACGAAGTCCTTCGTCTCCACCGCCGTGCTGCAGTTGGTGGGCGAGCGCCGGCTGTCACTGGACACCAGCGTGGACCGGCTGCTGCCGCGCTTCGAGCTGGACCCGAGGATCACGGTACGTCAGCTGCTGGCACACACCAGCGGGATCGGCAACCACACCTCGGCGCTGACCTACGAGACCGTGCCGGAGTGGCAGACCCGCACGTTCACGCCGGACGAGCTGGTCCGGCTCGGGCAGTCGTTCCCGGCCACCGGAGCGCCCGGCGAGCGGTTCTCCTACTCGAACACCAACTACATCCTGGCCGGGCTGATCATCGAGAAGGTGACCGGCAACGACGTGGCGAAGGAGATCAGCCGGCGGATCCTCGAGCCACTGGGGCTCCGCGACACGTACTTTCCCGGCAGCGACCCGCGGATCCGTGGGCCACACGCGGGAGCCTACCTGCCCTGGCCGGATCCCGGGACCGGTGAGGTGACACTGCGCGACTTCAGCGTCTACAACATGACCTGGATCTGGACCGCCGGCGACATGGTGTCCACGATGGACGACCTGAACACGTTCTACCGCGCGCTGTTCACAGGCCGGCTGCTCCGGCCGGTGCAGCAGCGGGCGCTGCTCGCCGGCGCGCTGCCGATGATCCCGGAGGCGCCGGACGCCGTTCGCTACGGCCTCGGTGTCTACGCCATGCAACTGCCCTGCGGCACGTTCTACGGCCACGACGGCGCCGTGATCGGCTACGTCACCCAGGTGCTCACCTCAGCGGACGGGCGCACCCAGGTGGCGGCCGGCGTCCCCTACGGTCTCAACTTCGGCGCCACGCCGGAGCAGGCCGCGGCGCTCAACGGCCTCGTCCACACGGCGGCGTGCGGGCCGCAGGCCGGCGCGAGTGCGGACCAGCGACGCGCATCCGCCGCGAGCGACCTGCCGCTGCTGCCGGCCGCGATGCGACTCGGCGTCAACTGA
- a CDS encoding molybdopterin molybdotransferase MoeA — protein MGSEAMPTSPGTDAHASSSAAAARVVADMPWDRAYRLAGTLPHPLAAERVPLGRAHGRTLAEPATSAVLLPGTDTSAMDGYAISGPAPWRVVGRILAGRPATGALAAGEAVEIATGAPVPPGADAVIPVERCRIDGDTVRPADVGPARTHIRYAGEDLRPGRLLAPAGARVTATLTGLAAHAGLDELVVRRSPRVRLTATGDEIVHAGVPAPGQVRDALTPLLTALLADSGATPAGAAHVPDRAELLAAAIDGTDWDVMAVTGSSSVGRADHLHRVLTRAGARWHVDGVACRPGHPQALAQLPGGRWVVGLPGNPYAAMVGAVTLLRPLLDALQGRAPREPLRLPVTGNAHPFDGGTRLVPVHVTGGRAVVVPGSRPASLLSAATADALAVIPSGWAQGDAADLLPVQ, from the coding sequence ATGGGATCCGAAGCCATGCCGACGTCACCGGGAACCGACGCCCACGCCAGCTCGTCCGCCGCCGCGGCGCGGGTGGTGGCGGACATGCCGTGGGACCGGGCGTACCGGCTGGCCGGCACGCTGCCGCATCCGCTGGCCGCGGAGCGGGTGCCGCTGGGGCGCGCACACGGCCGGACGCTGGCAGAGCCGGCGACCTCGGCCGTGCTGCTGCCCGGCACGGACACCTCGGCGATGGACGGCTACGCGATCTCCGGCCCGGCGCCGTGGCGGGTCGTCGGCCGGATCCTGGCCGGCCGGCCCGCGACCGGCGCGCTCGCCGCGGGCGAGGCCGTGGAGATCGCCACCGGCGCGCCGGTGCCGCCCGGAGCGGACGCGGTCATCCCGGTCGAGCGTTGCCGGATCGACGGCGACACGGTCCGGCCGGCCGACGTCGGCCCGGCCCGCACCCACATCCGGTACGCGGGCGAGGACCTGCGGCCCGGCCGGCTGCTCGCACCGGCCGGTGCCCGGGTCACGGCCACGCTGACCGGCCTGGCCGCGCACGCCGGTCTGGACGAACTGGTGGTCCGGCGGAGTCCGCGGGTGCGGCTGACCGCGACCGGCGACGAGATCGTCCACGCCGGTGTGCCCGCGCCCGGCCAGGTCCGGGACGCGCTGACGCCGCTGCTGACCGCGCTGCTCGCGGACTCCGGCGCGACGCCGGCCGGTGCCGCGCACGTGCCGGATCGGGCGGAGCTGCTGGCGGCCGCGATCGACGGCACGGACTGGGACGTGATGGCGGTGACCGGCTCGTCGTCGGTCGGCCGCGCGGATCACCTGCACCGCGTGCTGACCAGGGCCGGCGCGCGCTGGCACGTGGACGGCGTCGCCTGCCGGCCCGGTCATCCGCAGGCGCTGGCGCAGCTGCCCGGCGGCCGGTGGGTCGTCGGCCTCCCCGGCAACCCGTACGCCGCGATGGTCGGCGCCGTGACGCTGCTGCGCCCGCTGCTGGACGCATTGCAGGGCCGGGCGCCGCGCGAGCCGCTGCGCTTGCCGGTGACCGGGAACGCGCACCCGTTCGACGGCGGTACCCGGCTGGTCCCGGTGCATGTGACCGGCGGGCGGGCCGTCGTGGTACCGGGTTCCCGGCCGGCCAGCCTGCTTTCCGCCGCGACCGCGGACGCGCTGGCCGTGATCCCGTCCGGCTGGGCGCAGGGCGACGCGGCCGACCTGCTACCGGTGCAGTGA